The proteins below come from a single Aegilops tauschii subsp. strangulata cultivar AL8/78 chromosome 6, Aet v6.0, whole genome shotgun sequence genomic window:
- the LOC109762250 gene encoding uncharacterized protein isoform X1, whose translation MAHLPLNPPCTSWFHEFPPTPYHVPSSGPPLRRGFPDARPRRSRRHAAGAASPIGGGSGGARDTLQRAPPLQALDAHQRVQGNRLDPLLGMVAVSSCGCINTRRIDDLLRLLLPCVGEQTSDPRISSASSRARSDGAAADAEENEPEASAGRSTQVLLAAAASGGRGGPYGRRPSSSHGSCAPWNAAPLIAHPPATPSPVCCPIVASRQEQEQGRLPTREDLVKCFSMPRNIRLQTPRHPSLPDMRVDGSNRGPPKFVHKATPARLMRQARSSHNYHGKRMEAIDAVNEWRLPKVSAEEDGAVDQKAWQDDTMSCRVSSARDWNFGSDSVYEGPAMKHKENAVHAKLVAWKDAQVSKLIDKALMMLLESTRLKAQIDEWQKNKFTWARDKLAKTEKKLEKQRTETVVKMQKAIEDAERKDDMKSQEEAAAKSKIASFERALQVMPRAGRQADCQILMKGPYTV comes from the exons ATGGCGCACCTGCCTCTTAATCCTCCTTGCACTTCTTGGTTTCATGAGTTCCCACCCACTCCTTATCATGTTCCCTCCTCCGGACCTCCTCTTCGCAGAGGTTTTCCTGATGCTCGTCCTCGCCGCAGCCGGAGACATGCTGCGGGCGCTGCGTCGCCGATAGGCGGCGGAAGCGGCGGCGCGCGCGACACACTCCAGCGCGCGCCTCCGCTACAGGCCCTGGACGCCCACCAGCGGGTCCAGGGCAACCGGCTCGATCCTCTACTGGGGATGGTCGCCGTCTCCTCCTGCGGCTGCATCAACACGCGCCGCATCGACGACCTCCTCCGGCTCCTGCTCCCCTGCGTGGGCGAGCAAACCTCCGACCCCCGAATCTCTTCGGCTTCCTCCCGCGCCCGCTCCGACGGCGCAGCCGCGGACGCGGAGGAGAACGAGCCCGAGGCGTCCGCGGGGAGGAGCACGCAGGTGCTGCTCGCCGCGGCAGCAAGTGGCGGGCGCGGCGGCCCCTACGGCCGCCGCCCGTCCTCCTCCCACGGAAGCTGCGCCCCCTGGAACGCTGCCCCCCTCATCGCGCACCCCCCGGCGACCCCGTCGCCCGTATGCTGCCCCATCGTCGCGTCACGGCAG GAACAAGAGCAAGGGAGGTTACCAACGAGAGAGGACTTGGTCAAGTGTTTCTCTATGCCACGAAACATCCGACTACAGACTCCCAGGCACCCTTCTCTGCCGGATATGAGAG TTGACGGATCCAATAGAGGGCCTCCAAAATTCGTCCACAAGGCCACGCCAGCTAGATTGATGCGCCAAGCTCGCTCCTCACATAATTACCATGGGAAGCGCATGGAAGCAATTGATGCTGTCAATGAATGGAGATTGCCTAAAGTAAGTGCAGAGGAAGATGGGGCAGTGGATCAGAAAGCCTGGCAGGATGATACCATGTCATGTCGTGTATCCTCAG CTCGTGATTGGAACTTCGGGTCTGATAGTGTCTATGAGGGCCCTGCGATGAAACATAAGGAAAATGCTGTCCACGCCAAGTTGGTTGCCTGGAAGGATGCACAGGTTTCAAAGCTCATTGACAA AGCACTTATGATGTTACTTGAATCAACTAGGCTGAAAGCCCAGATCGATGAATGGCAGAAGAATAAGTTTACATGGGCCAGGGATAAACTGGCAAAAACTGAG AAGAAGTTGGAGAAGCAGAGAACTGAAACCGTAGTGAAGATGCAAAAGGCGATAGAAGATGCAGAGAGGAAAGATGATATGAAGAGTCAAGAAGAGGCAGCCGCCAAGAGTAAGATAGCTAGTTTCGAGAGAGCCCTTCAGGTGATGCCTAGGGCAGGAAGGCAGGCCGATTGTCAAATACTAATGAAGGGACCGTATACTGTATAG
- the LOC109762250 gene encoding uncharacterized protein isoform X2: MAHLPLNPPCTSWFHEFPPTPYHVPSSGPPLRRGFPDARPRRSRRHAAGAASPIGGGSGGARDTLQRAPPLQALDAHQRVQGNRLDPLLGMVAVSSCGCINTRRIDDLLRLLLPCVGEQTSDPRISSASSRARSDGAAADAEENEPEASAGRSTQVLLAAAASGGRGGPYGRRPSSSHGSCAPWNAAPLIAHPPATPSPVCCPIVASRQEQEQGRLPTREDLVKCFSMPRNIRLQTPRHPSLPDMRVDGSNRGPPKFVHKATPARLMRQARSSHNYHGKRMEAIDAVNEWRLPKVSAEEDGAVDQKAWQDDTMSCRVSSARDWNFGSDSVYEGPAMKHKENAVHAKLVAWKDAQVSKLIDKLKAQIDEWQKNKFTWARDKLAKTEKKLEKQRTETVVKMQKAIEDAERKDDMKSQEEAAAKSKIASFERALQVMPRAGRQADCQILMKGPYTV; the protein is encoded by the exons ATGGCGCACCTGCCTCTTAATCCTCCTTGCACTTCTTGGTTTCATGAGTTCCCACCCACTCCTTATCATGTTCCCTCCTCCGGACCTCCTCTTCGCAGAGGTTTTCCTGATGCTCGTCCTCGCCGCAGCCGGAGACATGCTGCGGGCGCTGCGTCGCCGATAGGCGGCGGAAGCGGCGGCGCGCGCGACACACTCCAGCGCGCGCCTCCGCTACAGGCCCTGGACGCCCACCAGCGGGTCCAGGGCAACCGGCTCGATCCTCTACTGGGGATGGTCGCCGTCTCCTCCTGCGGCTGCATCAACACGCGCCGCATCGACGACCTCCTCCGGCTCCTGCTCCCCTGCGTGGGCGAGCAAACCTCCGACCCCCGAATCTCTTCGGCTTCCTCCCGCGCCCGCTCCGACGGCGCAGCCGCGGACGCGGAGGAGAACGAGCCCGAGGCGTCCGCGGGGAGGAGCACGCAGGTGCTGCTCGCCGCGGCAGCAAGTGGCGGGCGCGGCGGCCCCTACGGCCGCCGCCCGTCCTCCTCCCACGGAAGCTGCGCCCCCTGGAACGCTGCCCCCCTCATCGCGCACCCCCCGGCGACCCCGTCGCCCGTATGCTGCCCCATCGTCGCGTCACGGCAG GAACAAGAGCAAGGGAGGTTACCAACGAGAGAGGACTTGGTCAAGTGTTTCTCTATGCCACGAAACATCCGACTACAGACTCCCAGGCACCCTTCTCTGCCGGATATGAGAG TTGACGGATCCAATAGAGGGCCTCCAAAATTCGTCCACAAGGCCACGCCAGCTAGATTGATGCGCCAAGCTCGCTCCTCACATAATTACCATGGGAAGCGCATGGAAGCAATTGATGCTGTCAATGAATGGAGATTGCCTAAAGTAAGTGCAGAGGAAGATGGGGCAGTGGATCAGAAAGCCTGGCAGGATGATACCATGTCATGTCGTGTATCCTCAG CTCGTGATTGGAACTTCGGGTCTGATAGTGTCTATGAGGGCCCTGCGATGAAACATAAGGAAAATGCTGTCCACGCCAAGTTGGTTGCCTGGAAGGATGCACAGGTTTCAAAGCTCATTGACAA GCTGAAAGCCCAGATCGATGAATGGCAGAAGAATAAGTTTACATGGGCCAGGGATAAACTGGCAAAAACTGAG AAGAAGTTGGAGAAGCAGAGAACTGAAACCGTAGTGAAGATGCAAAAGGCGATAGAAGATGCAGAGAGGAAAGATGATATGAAGAGTCAAGAAGAGGCAGCCGCCAAGAGTAAGATAGCTAGTTTCGAGAGAGCCCTTCAGGTGATGCCTAGGGCAGGAAGGCAGGCCGATTGTCAAATACTAATGAAGGGACCGTATACTGTATAG